From the Brassica napus cultivar Da-Ae chromosome A8, Da-Ae, whole genome shotgun sequence genome, one window contains:
- the LOC106359369 gene encoding golgin subfamily A member 6-like protein 1 yields MLQMEGITKWDLGSCRTYYSVEPYEKFQEEENMDGSLVPRLQDELWKAQSRIKELETEKIGSKENGIRNQRISWEENTDSLFDYLKEKFSKEREERKRANAENSMLKKKVLEMESTTTRLRRERDTLEKVCEELVTRIDELKVETRRIWDETEEERQMLQMAEMWREERVRVKLTDAKLSLQEKYEEMTWFVDELEKGLEMVREVGGVEVMMRLRRGELLIKNARSLEDAANDIDFEKFKFVSDDDN; encoded by the coding sequence ATGTTGCAGATGGAGGGCATAACTAAGTGGGACTTGGGATCATGCCGAACGTATTACTCCGTTGAACCTTATGAGAAGtttcaagaagaagagaatatGGACGGTAGCCTTGTTCCTCGTCTTCAAGATGAGCTATGGAAGGCTCAATCTAGAATCAAAGAGCTTGAAACTGAGAAGATTGGATCAAAGGAAAATGGTATAAGAAACCAAAGGATAAGCTGGGAAGAAAATACTGATTCACTTTTTGATTACTTGAAGGAGAAGTTTAGCAAAGAAAGGGAAGAAAGGAAAAGAGCTAACGCTGAGAATTCTATGTTAAAGAAGAAGGTGTTGGAGATGGAATCAACAACAACTCGGCTGAGGAGAGAAAGAGACACACTAGAGAAGGTGTGCGAGGAACTGGTGACGAGGATCGATGAACTGAAGGTAGAAACAAGGAGGATATGGGATGAGACGGAGGAGGAAAGGCAGATGTTGCAAATGGCTGAGATGTGGAGGGAGGAAAGAGTTAGGGTTAAGTTGACGGATGCTAAACTTTCCTTGCAAGAAAAGTATGAAGAGATGACTTGGTTTGTGGATGAGTTAGAGAAAGGTTTGGAGATGGTTAGAGAAGTAGGAGGAGTTGAGGTGATGATGAGGTTGAGAAGAGGTGAACTTTTGATTAAGAATGCAAGATCTTTGGAAGATGCAGCTAAtgatatagattttgagaaatttaagtTTGTGTCTGATGATGATAATTAA
- the LOC106362162 gene encoding starch synthase 3, chloroplastic/amyloplastic codes for MEVCWQIHTPTSLRPGFQQKGRLKINTFIGFLPRPISSLASLENQYNSNGFLYQITASADFSRKKQGRMSASGPKSSAPRGFGRRTTVGSAQKRTQKKNDEKDSNATSTVTNEGLGVSKLPEAKADVQKQALAEDDVLLEQKLKVERESLRKKEIESLAEETLARGDRMFVYPLVAKPDEDIEVFLNKTLSTLSNEPDVLIMGAFNDWRWKSFTRRLEKTEELHGDWLSCLLHIPKEAYKMDFVFFNGQSVYDNNDSKDFCVDVKGGMDKVEFENFLLEEKWREQEKLAKEEAERERQEEEKRRIEARKAAIEADREQAKVETQKRREMLQPALQKAVVSSENVWYIEPKDFKGGDKVKIYYNKSSGPLAYAKEIWIHGGFNNWIDGLSIVEKLKADSKSEDWWFAEVIVPVGALVIDWVFADGPPKEAFLYDNNSLQDFHALVPLRTPEELYWSEEESLIFRKLQEERRLKEEAMRVKMEKTARLKAETKERTLKKFLLSQKDVVYTEPLEIQAGRPVTVFYNPSNTVLNGKPEVWFRGSFNRWTHRLGPLPPQKMEAADDGSSHVKTSAKVPLDAYMMDFVFSEKEDGGVFDNRYGLDYHLPVVGGIAKEPPLHIVHIAVEMAPIAKVGGLGDVVTSLSRAVQELNHNVDIIFPKYDCIKYNLVKDLQFNRSYHWGDTEIKVWHGKVEGVSVYFLDPQNGLFQRGCVYGCADDAGRFGFFCHAALEFLLQGGFHPDILHCHDWSSAPVSWLFKDLYTHYGLIKTRVVFTIHNLEFGAGAIGKAMTFSDKATTVSRTYAKEVAGNSVISPHLYKFHGIVNGIDPDIWDPYNDNFIPVPYTSENVVEGKRAAKEELQNRLGIKSADLPLVGIITRLTHQKGIHLIKHAIWRTLERNGQVVLLGSAPDPRIQNDFVNLANQLHSTHGDRARLVLTYDEPLSHLIYAGADFILVPSIFEPCGLTQLIAMRYGAVPVVRKTGGLYDTVFDVDHDKERAQAQVLEPNGFSFDGADAPGVDYALNRAISAWYDGREWFNSLCKTVMEQDWSWNRPALEYIELYHSARK; via the exons ATGGAAGTGTGTTGGCAGATACATACACCTACGAGTCTCAGACCGGGTTTCCAGCAAAAGGGTCGGCTCAAAATCAATACTTTTATTGGGTTTCTTCCTCGCCCCATTTCTAGT CTTGCTTCGTTGGAAAACCAATACAACTCAAATGGGTTTCTGTATCAGATCACAGCAAGTGCAG ACTTCTCAAGGAAGAAGCAAGGAAGAATGTCAGCTTCAGGTCCCAAAAGCTCAGCTCCCAGAGGTTTTGGGAGAAGAACAACAGTAGGAAGTGCTCAGAAAAGAACTCAGAAGAAGAACGATGAAAAAGATAGCAATGCAACTTCCACAGTAACTAATGAAGGTTTAGGAGTCAGTAAGCTGCCTGAAGCTAAAGCTGATGTACAAAAACAAGCCCTTGCAGAGGATGATGTTTTGTTAGAACAAAAGTTAAAAGTTGAAAGAGAGAGTCTCCGTAAGAAGGAAATAGAATCACTTGCGGAGGAAACATTGGCGAGAGGTGATAGAATGTTTGTGTATCCTCTTGTGGCCAAACCTGACGAAGACATAGAAGTGTTTCTCAACAAGACTCTCTCAACTCTGAGCAACGAACCAGATGTTCTGATCATGGGGGCGTTTAACGACTGGAGATGGAAATCATTCACGAGGAGATTGGAAAAGACAGAGGAGCTCCATGGAGACTGGCTGTCATGTCTCCTCCACATCCCCAAAGAAGCTTACAAGATGGACTTTGTGTTCTTCAACGGCCAAAGCGTTTACGACAACAACGACTCAAAAGACTTCTGTGTAGATGTTAAAGGAGGGATGGATAAAGTTGAGTTTGAGAATTTTCTTCTTGAAGAGAAATGGAGAGAGCAAGAGAAGCTAGCTAAGGAAGAAGCTGAGAGGGAGCGGcaagaggaggagaagagaagaatcGAAGCGAGAAAGGCTGCCATTGAAGCTGATAGAGAGCAAGCTAAAGTGGAGACTCAGAAGAGACGTGAGATGCTACAACCAGCTCTTCAGAAAGCTGTTGTCTCATCTGAGAATGTTTGGTACATTGAGCCAAAAGATTTCAAAGGTGGAGATAAAGTGAAGATCTATTACAATAAAAGCTCTGGTCCTCTAGCTTATGCCAAAGAGATCTGGATACATGGAGGGTTTAATAACTGGATTGATGGATTATCTATCGTTGAAAAGCTAAAGGCTGATTCAAAGAGCGAAGACTGGTGGTTTGCTGaag TCATAGTGCCGGTCGGTGCTCTAGTCATTGACTGGGTCTTTGCTGATGGACCGCCTAAAGAAGCGTTTCTGTATGACAACAATAGTCTCCAAGACTTCCACGCACTTGTTCCTCTAAGAACTCCAGAAGAGCTTTACTGGTCAGAGGAAGAGAGCTTGATCTTTAGGAAACTTCAGGAGGAGAGGCGGTTAAAAGAGGAAGCTATGCGTGTCAAG ATGGAGAAAACAGCTCGCTTGAAAGCAGAAACAAAGGAAAGAACACTTAAAAAGTTTCTGCTCTCTCAGAAAGACGTGGTGTACACGGAGCCTCTAGAGATTCAAGCGGGAAGACCTGTGACGGTTTTCTACAACCCTTCGAACACGGTTTTGAATGGGAAGCCTGAGGTTTGGTTTAGAGGCTCTTTTAACCGTTGGACTCATCGCTTGGGTCCTTTGCCTCCTCAGAAAATGGAAGCAGCTGATGATGGAAGCTCCCACGTGAAGACTTCAGCTAAGGTCCCATTAGATGCTTACATGATGGACTTTGTTTTCTCCGAGAAAGAGGATGGTGGAGTGTTTGATAACAGATATGGTTTGGATTACCACTTACCGGTAGTGGGAGGTATTGCCAAGGAACCACCGTTGCACATTGTTCATATAGCTGTTGAAATGGCACCCATTGCAAAG GTTGGAGGCTTAGGTGATGTTGTGACTAGTCTATCTCGTGCTGTTCAAGAACTAAACCATAATGTTGATATCATCTTCCCAAAGTATGATTGCATAAAGTACAACTTA GTGAAGGACTTGCAGTTCAACAGAAGCTATCACTGGGGAGACACTGAAATAAAAGTTTGGCATGGCAAAGTGGAAGGCGTTTCTGTTTACTTCTTAGATCCTCAGAATGG ATTGTTCCAGAGAGGATGTGTTTACGGTTGCGCAGATGATGCAGGAAGGTTTGGTTTCTTTTGTCACGCTGCTCTCGAGTTCCTTCTACAAGGAGGTTTTCATCCA GACATTCTTCACTGTCACGACTGGTCCAGTGCTCCAGTTTCATGGCTGTTCAAGGATCTTTACACGCATTACGGTTTGATTAAAACCCGCGTTGTCTTCACAATCCACAACTTGGAATTTGGAGCAGGTGCCATTGGTAAAGCCATGACATTTTCAGACAAAGCCACAACG GTTTCACGGACATATGCCAAGGAAGTTGCTGGAAACTCTGTGATCTCTCCACATCTATACAAGTTCCACGGAATAGTAAACGGGATTGATCCAGATATATGGGATCCATACAACGATAACTTCATTCCG GTGCCTTATACTTCAGAGAACGTAGTAGAAGGCAAAAGAGCAGCCAAAGAAGAATTACAAAACAGGCTTGGAATAAAGAGCGCTGATCTTCCTTTAGTGGGAATCATTACACGCTTGACTCACCAGAAAGGAATACATTTGATCAAACACGCTATTTGGCGTACCTTGGAACGCAACGGACAG GTTGTGTTGCTAGGCTCAGCTCCTGATCCAAGGATCCAAAATGATTTCGTGAACTTGGCGAATCAGTTGCATTCTACTCATGGTGACCGTGCTCGGCTTGTTCTTACCTACGATGAGCCTCTTTCCCATTTG ATATATGCTGGGGCTGATTTTATTCTTGTACCATCGATATTTGAGCCGTGTGGACTGACACAGCTCATAGCCATGAGATACGGTGCTGTTCCTGTCGTAAGAAAAACTGGAG GACTCTATGACACGGTGTTTGATGTGGACCATGATAAAGAAAGGGCACAAGCTCAAGTCCTAGAACCTAATGGCTTCAGTTTTGACGGAGCTGATGCTCCTGGTGTGGACTATGCTCTCAATAG GGCGATATCGGCTTGGTACGATGGAAGAGAGTGGTTTAACTCGCTGTGTAAGACGGTGATGGAGCAAGACTGGTCATGGAATCGTCCTGCACTTGAGTACATTGAGCTCTATCATTCTGCACGCAagtga
- the LOC106362161 gene encoding uncharacterized protein LOC106362161 gives MATESMVVDAAKRAPTRDSLAEEEQSSSPMKKQKVEEEEKIYSETHVPELGCKPQWDVDSYDGREYESDPEDRKLFSDDEEYDKYRRERRRAFDSKGFIYEPLSGNYPIKDLEALVYPNVTSRELMTDLANLCVKKLNETEKKTVELVEIVRVIVLGGGTRKAYITFMARESLNGPLIEYQAKVVTYAKNLKPPVPILCRPSPIPSV, from the exons ATGGCTACCGAATCGATGGTGGTAGATGCAGCGAAGCGAGCTCCGACGAGGGATTCCCTGGCGGAAGAAGAGCAATCGTCGTCGCCCAtgaagaaacagaaggtggaagaggaagagaagataTACAGTGAGACACACGTGCCCGAGCTGGGTTGTAAACCCCAGTGGGATGTGGACAGCTACGATGGTCGCGAGTACGAATCAGATCCCGAGGATAGAAAGTTGTTCTCTGACGACGAAGAGTATGACAAGTACCGTCGCGAAAGACGCAGGGCTTTCGATAGTAAG gGATTTATTTATGAACCTCTGAGCGGAAACTATCCAATTAAAGATCTGGAAGCATTAGTGTATCCCAACGTGACTAGTCGGGAGTTGATGACAGATCTTGCCAACTTGTGTGTTAAGAAACTCAACGAGACTGAG AAAAAGACGGTTGAATTGGTTGAAATTGTGAGAGTTATTGTGCTTGGTGGAGGTACCCGCAAAGCTTACATAACGTTTATGGCTCGTGAATCTCTCAATGGACCTCTTATCGAGTACCAAGCCAAAGTGGTTACCTATGCTAAAAACTTGAAACCTCCTGTTCCTATCCTCTGCAGACCAAGTCCTATTCCCTCAGTCTAG
- the LOC106359371 gene encoding cathepsin L-like has protein sequence MYTIKARIVEKPKATPQDILTLLPTQGPIGISIDMDEKFSLLEDNGIHIVQEPKEGMKRHALIIVGHGRTKDNQLFFIVQNTWGTSWCNNGYARIIIEKTCPIFYVEALLA, from the exons ATGTACACGATCAAGGCGAGAATTGTTGAAAAACCCAAGGCCACTCCTCAGGATATCCTAACACTACTGCCGACTCAAGGTCCTATCGGGATTAGTATTGATATGGATGAGAAGTTCAGCCTACTTGAGGACAAC GGAATCCACATCGTGCAAGAACCAAAAGAAGGGATGAAAAGGCACGCTTTGATCATCGTTGGTCATGGGAGGACAAAGGATAACCAGCTGTTTTTCATTGTTCAAAACACGTGGGGTACTAGCTGGTGTAACAATGGATATGCAAGGATCATCATCGAAAAGACATGCCCTATCTTTTACGTTGAAGCTTTGCTAGCGTAG